In Setaria italica strain Yugu1 chromosome IX, Setaria_italica_v2.0, whole genome shotgun sequence, the genomic stretch GTTCTGGTCAGTCGGGCCTCGTGACTGATCCCGCGAGGTGGCTTTGCTTGCTCTCCTTTCCGTTCGTTTAAGGGAAGCTAATCCGATGAGATCCCACGCACTACGACTGTTGAGAGAGCACGTTGAGCTCGAAAATTTCTGAGTTAGTGCGAAGACGCGCGGATCTGGCAGAAAAACGTCAGTGGAAAACGAATCTAATCAAATTTCCGTATTTTCGTCCCGTTTAACCAACGAGTAAATGATATGATTTTACTCTTCATTTTTAAAGCGCCGATCAAACAAATCTCATCTCAGGTTACTCAGGTTGTCATATACCACTTGACGTAGGGGCGGGTTAGTGATGACATGCTATTGGCATATCCGCATATGAACTGAAAATGTAAAACGTGAAGATAATGCGAAGTACCTGCATGAGATATGCAGGGAAAATGGCGAAAAAATACACGCACTGTAACGCAGTACTTGACATTAACGAACGATCAGCCACAGCACAAATGTCACAAACTGTCAACGCGGCACCAACATTAGACGATTTAAGTATTCGACCCTAGTAATAACACCAACAAGGTAGTAGCAAACAGCAGAAGAGAAACTTATGATCCACAGAACAAGCCCTACTCAGATGTCCGGAACATGGCACCACATTAAGCCACTACTACGACACGAGATTCTTCATTTTGTCACAATGATTGAGGGGATTAAGCCCTCTCGCCACGGATCCTCCTGGCCAGCTGAATGTCCTTGGGCATGATGGTCACACGCTTAGCATGGATGGCGCACAGGTTGGTGTCCTCAAACAGACCAACAAGGTACGCCTCAGCAGCCTCCTGGAGGGCAAGTACGGCATGGCTCTGGAAACGCAGATCAGTCTGTGAAACAAAAAACAGGGTCGATCAGCCAGTCATCAATAACACGATATAATAAAGTGCCAAAACACAAATCTCATATACAAGTTAAGCTCAGATATCCAACCTTGAAGTCCTGTGCAATTTCCCTAACAAGCCTCTGGAAGGGCAGCTTCCTGATCAACAGCTCAGTGCTCTTCTGGTACTTACGGATCTCACTGTTAAAATGCAATTGCAACACAGCAAATCAATCAAGCAGCAAAATACTAGGCTGGACAGGTGAAAAATCCAAGGGTGTTATTTTACAAACCGGAGGGCAACAGTTCCAGGGCGGTAGCGGTGGGGCTTCTTCACTCCTCCAGTGGTGGGTGCTGACTTACGGGCAGCCTATGATGCAATACAACAAAGGTCATATTCAGTTGAAGCTTGAAACCTAAGTCTTACGACAAAACAAATACATATCTGAAGAACCTTACCTTAGTTGCAAGCTGCTTCCTGGGGGCCTTCCCTCCCGTGGACTTACGAGCAGTTTGCTTGGTACGGGCCATCTGcaataagaaagaaaaaatcaCATCCCCCCAAATTACAATCCAAATTGAATCAGTAAAGAATATGCAGATAAATCTTCATTTCAGAATGTGAAAATAAACTACTTGTCCAAATAATTCTGTCAGCTATTATCATTTCCACTCATGCACAATGTGGTCATCATTATAGACTTTGACTGGATACAGAATAGGGAAAGGTACAATAGAACTAGAACCAGACAGATTATGCAAACATATTTCTAGCAGTGAATTTTTGGGTAATGAGTTAAAACGGGAAATAGTAGTAGGCCAGCATAAATACCTAAGTGACCATTGCCCATGCAAACTAAAATCAACATCAAAATATATGCATCTAACCACCTATGTTCCAGGAATAAATGACATTGCAGATGTAACATACAATTACAGTCTAGGTCTCTGAGAATCATACAGCCAAACCATACAAATCTACTTAGTGAACATTATCAACATGGAATGGAATTACAGTGCAACTATTAAAAATGCATGAATTCACAAAATGAATCACACATGCATGTGAACCTGCAACATACATGTCACAATTGTCAACAATTGTAAAAGGAACGTAGGATTCTTGCAATGCAGTCAAATAACAAGTACCACCAGTCAAATAACAAATATTATCATTGTCCTATGTTCAAATTCAACCACTAGTTCTTCAGCAGCAACTTTAATGGCTATAATTATCAAACACAACAATATGGTGCTTGCCGTAGCCAACAGATGACATCTGATTCTACTTCTTATCTCAACAGCTAGCACAATCGGAACACCCAATAGCATATAAGAGTACTCCaaatcatactccctccatcccaaattacaattcg encodes the following:
- the LOC101773505 gene encoding histone H3.3 translates to MARTKQTARKSTGGKAPRKQLATKAARKSAPTTGGVKKPHRYRPGTVALREIRKYQKSTELLIRKLPFQRLVREIAQDFKTDLRFQSHAVLALQEAAEAYLVGLFEDTNLCAIHAKRVTIMPKDIQLARRIRGERA